From the Homo sapiens chromosome 1, GRCh38.p14 Primary Assembly genome, one window contains:
- the SLAMF7 gene encoding SLAM family member 7 isoform c precursor (isoform c precursor is encoded by transcript variant 3) produces MAGSPTCLTLIYILWQLTGSAASGPVKELVGSVGGAVTFPLKSKVKQVDSIVWTFNTTPLVTIQPEGGTIIVTQNRNRERVDFPDGGYSLKLSKLKKNDSGIYYVGIYSSSLQQPSTQEYVLHVYEYIEEKKRVDICRETPNICPHSGENTEYDTIPHTNRTILKEDPANTVYSTVEIPKKMENPHSLLTMPDTPRLFAYENVI; encoded by the exons ATGGCTGGTTCCCCAACATGCCTCACCCTCATCTATATCCTTTGGCAGCTCACAG GGTCAGCAGCCTCTGGACCCGTGAAAGAGCTGGTCGGTTCCGTTGGTGGGGCCGTGACTTTCCCCCTGAAGTCCAAAGTAAAGCAAGTTGACTCTATTGTCTGGACCTTCAACACAACCCCTCTTGTCACCATACAGCCAGAAGGGGGCACTATCATAGTGACCCAAAATCGTAATAGGGAGAGAGTAGACTTCCCAGATGGAGGCTACTCCCTGAAGCTCAGCAAACTGAAGAAGAATGACTCAGGGATCTACTATGTGGGGATATACAGCTCATCACTCCAGCAGCCCTCCACCCAGGAGTACGTGCTGCATGTCTACG AGTACATTGAAGAGAAGAAGAGAGTGGACATTTGTCGGGAAACTCCTAACATATGCCCCCATTCTGGAGAGAACACAGAGTACGACACAATCCCTCACACTAAT agaacaaTCCTAAAGGAAGATCCAGCAAATACGGTTTACTCCACTGTGGAAATACCGAAAAAG ATGGAAAATCCCCACTCACTGCTCACGATGCCAGACACACCAAGGCTATTTGCCTATGAGAATGTTATCTAG
- the SLAMF7 gene encoding SLAM family member 7 isoform g precursor (isoform g precursor is encoded by transcript variant 7) — MAGSPTCLTLIYILWQLTEHLSKPKVTMGLQSNKNGTCVTNLTCCMEHGEEDVIYTWKALGQAANESHNGSILPISWRWGESDMTFICVARNPVSRNFSSPILARKLCEENNPKGRSSKYGLLHCGNTEKDGKSPLTAHDARHTKAICL, encoded by the exons ATGGCTGGTTCCCCAACATGCCTCACCCTCATCTATATCCTTTGGCAGCTCACAG AGCACCTGTCAAAGCCTAAAGTCACCATGGGTCTGCAGAGCAATAAGAATGGCACCTGTGTGACCAATCTGACATGCTGCATGGAACATGGGGAAGAGGATGTGATTTATACCTGGAAGGCCCTGGGGCAAGCAGCCAATGAGTCCCATAATGGGTCCATCCTCCCCATCTCCTGGAGATGGGGAGAAAGTGATATGACCTTCATCTGCGTTGCCAGGAACCCTGTCAGCAGAAACTTCTCAAGCCCCATCCTTGCCAGGAAGCTCTGTGAAG agaacaaTCCTAAAGGAAGATCCAGCAAATACGGTTTACTCCACTGTGGAAATACCGAAAAAG ATGGAAAATCCCCACTCACTGCTCACGATGCCAGACACACCAAGGCTATTTGCCTATGA
- the SLAMF7 gene encoding SLAM family member 7 isoform X1, whose protein sequence is MAGSPTCLTLIYILWQLTGSAASGPVKELVGSVGGAVTFPLKSKVKQVDSIVWTFNTTPLVTIQPEGGTIIVTQNRNRERVDFPDGGYSLKLSKLKKNDSGIYYVGIYSSSLQQPSTQEYVLHVYEHLSKPKVTMGLQSNKNGTCVTNLTCCMEHGEEDVIYTWKALGQAANESHNGSILPISWRWGESDMTFICVARNPVSRNFSSPILARKLCEGDCLSPLHRRLCPGAADDPDSSMVLLCLLLVPLLLSLFVLGLFLWFLKRERQEEYIEEKKRVDICRETPNICPHSGENTEYDTIPHTNRTILKEDPANTVYSTVEIPKKMENPHSLLTMPDTPRLFAYENVI, encoded by the exons ATGGCTGGTTCCCCAACATGCCTCACCCTCATCTATATCCTTTGGCAGCTCACAG GGTCAGCAGCCTCTGGACCCGTGAAAGAGCTGGTCGGTTCCGTTGGTGGGGCCGTGACTTTCCCCCTGAAGTCCAAAGTAAAGCAAGTTGACTCTATTGTCTGGACCTTCAACACAACCCCTCTTGTCACCATACAGCCAGAAGGGGGCACTATCATAGTGACCCAAAATCGTAATAGGGAGAGAGTAGACTTCCCAGATGGAGGCTACTCCCTGAAGCTCAGCAAACTGAAGAAGAATGACTCAGGGATCTACTATGTGGGGATATACAGCTCATCACTCCAGCAGCCCTCCACCCAGGAGTACGTGCTGCATGTCTACG AGCACCTGTCAAAGCCTAAAGTCACCATGGGTCTGCAGAGCAATAAGAATGGCACCTGTGTGACCAATCTGACATGCTGCATGGAACATGGGGAAGAGGATGTGATTTATACCTGGAAGGCCCTGGGGCAAGCAGCCAATGAGTCCCATAATGGGTCCATCCTCCCCATCTCCTGGAGATGGGGAGAAAGTGATATGACCTTCATCTGCGTTGCCAGGAACCCTGTCAGCAGAAACTTCTCAAGCCCCATCCTTGCCAGGAAGCTCTGTGAAGGTGACTGCCTCTCCCCTCTCCACAGGAGACTCTGCCCAG GTGCTGCTGATGACCCAGATTCCTCCATGGTCCTCCTGTGTCTCCTGTTGGTGCCCCTCCTGCTCAGTCTCTTTGTACTGGGGCTATTTCTTTGGTTtctgaagagagagagacaagaag AGTACATTGAAGAGAAGAAGAGAGTGGACATTTGTCGGGAAACTCCTAACATATGCCCCCATTCTGGAGAGAACACAGAGTACGACACAATCCCTCACACTAAT agaacaaTCCTAAAGGAAGATCCAGCAAATACGGTTTACTCCACTGTGGAAATACCGAAAAAG ATGGAAAATCCCCACTCACTGCTCACGATGCCAGACACACCAAGGCTATTTGCCTATGAGAATGTTATCTAG
- the SLAMF7 gene encoding SLAM family member 7 isoform X2 — MAGSPTCLTLIYILWQLTGSAASGPVKELVGSVGGAVTFPLKSKVKQVDSIVWTFNTTPLVTIQPEGGTIIVTQNRNRERVDFPDGGYSLKLSKLKKNDSGIYYVGIYSSSLQQPSTQEYVLHVYEHLSKPKVTMGLQSNKNGTCVTNLTCCMEHGEEDVIYTWKALGQAANESHNGSILPISWRWGESDMTFICVARNPVSRNFSSPILARKLCEGDCLSPLHRRLCPGAADDPDSSMVLLCLLLVPLLLSLFVLGLFLWFLKRERQEENNPKGRSSKYGLLHCGNTEKDGKSPLTAHDARHTKAICL; from the exons ATGGCTGGTTCCCCAACATGCCTCACCCTCATCTATATCCTTTGGCAGCTCACAG GGTCAGCAGCCTCTGGACCCGTGAAAGAGCTGGTCGGTTCCGTTGGTGGGGCCGTGACTTTCCCCCTGAAGTCCAAAGTAAAGCAAGTTGACTCTATTGTCTGGACCTTCAACACAACCCCTCTTGTCACCATACAGCCAGAAGGGGGCACTATCATAGTGACCCAAAATCGTAATAGGGAGAGAGTAGACTTCCCAGATGGAGGCTACTCCCTGAAGCTCAGCAAACTGAAGAAGAATGACTCAGGGATCTACTATGTGGGGATATACAGCTCATCACTCCAGCAGCCCTCCACCCAGGAGTACGTGCTGCATGTCTACG AGCACCTGTCAAAGCCTAAAGTCACCATGGGTCTGCAGAGCAATAAGAATGGCACCTGTGTGACCAATCTGACATGCTGCATGGAACATGGGGAAGAGGATGTGATTTATACCTGGAAGGCCCTGGGGCAAGCAGCCAATGAGTCCCATAATGGGTCCATCCTCCCCATCTCCTGGAGATGGGGAGAAAGTGATATGACCTTCATCTGCGTTGCCAGGAACCCTGTCAGCAGAAACTTCTCAAGCCCCATCCTTGCCAGGAAGCTCTGTGAAGGTGACTGCCTCTCCCCTCTCCACAGGAGACTCTGCCCAG GTGCTGCTGATGACCCAGATTCCTCCATGGTCCTCCTGTGTCTCCTGTTGGTGCCCCTCCTGCTCAGTCTCTTTGTACTGGGGCTATTTCTTTGGTTtctgaagagagagagacaagaag agaacaaTCCTAAAGGAAGATCCAGCAAATACGGTTTACTCCACTGTGGAAATACCGAAAAAG ATGGAAAATCCCCACTCACTGCTCACGATGCCAGACACACCAAGGCTATTTGCCTATGA
- the SLAMF7 gene encoding SLAM family member 7 isoform i (isoform i is encoded by transcript variant 9): MGLQSNKNGTCVTNLTCCMEHGEEDVIYTWKALGQAANESHNGSILPISWRWGESDMTFICVARNPVSRNFSSPILARKLCEGAADDPDSSMVLLCLLLVPLLLSLFVLGLFLWFLKRERQEEYIEEKKRVDICRETPNICPHSGENTEYDTIPHTNRTILKEDPANTVYSTVEIPKKMENPHSLLTMPDTPRLFAYENVI; the protein is encoded by the exons ATGGGTCTGCAGAGCAATAAGAATGGCACCTGTGTGACCAATCTGACATGCTGCATGGAACATGGGGAAGAGGATGTGATTTATACCTGGAAGGCCCTGGGGCAAGCAGCCAATGAGTCCCATAATGGGTCCATCCTCCCCATCTCCTGGAGATGGGGAGAAAGTGATATGACCTTCATCTGCGTTGCCAGGAACCCTGTCAGCAGAAACTTCTCAAGCCCCATCCTTGCCAGGAAGCTCTGTGAAG GTGCTGCTGATGACCCAGATTCCTCCATGGTCCTCCTGTGTCTCCTGTTGGTGCCCCTCCTGCTCAGTCTCTTTGTACTGGGGCTATTTCTTTGGTTtctgaagagagagagacaagaag AGTACATTGAAGAGAAGAAGAGAGTGGACATTTGTCGGGAAACTCCTAACATATGCCCCCATTCTGGAGAGAACACAGAGTACGACACAATCCCTCACACTAAT agaacaaTCCTAAAGGAAGATCCAGCAAATACGGTTTACTCCACTGTGGAAATACCGAAAAAG ATGGAAAATCCCCACTCACTGCTCACGATGCCAGACACACCAAGGCTATTTGCCTATGAGAATGTTATCTAG
- the SLAMF7 gene encoding SLAM family member 7 isoform X3 produces MAGSPTCLTLIYILWQLTEHLSKPKVTMGLQSNKNGTCVTNLTCCMEHGEEDVIYTWKALGQAANESHNGSILPISWRWGESDMTFICVARNPVSRNFSSPILARKLCEGDCLSPLHRRLCPGAADDPDSSMVLLCLLLVPLLLSLFVLGLFLWFLKRERQEENNPKGRSSKYGLLHCGNTEKDGKSPLTAHDARHTKAICL; encoded by the exons ATGGCTGGTTCCCCAACATGCCTCACCCTCATCTATATCCTTTGGCAGCTCACAG AGCACCTGTCAAAGCCTAAAGTCACCATGGGTCTGCAGAGCAATAAGAATGGCACCTGTGTGACCAATCTGACATGCTGCATGGAACATGGGGAAGAGGATGTGATTTATACCTGGAAGGCCCTGGGGCAAGCAGCCAATGAGTCCCATAATGGGTCCATCCTCCCCATCTCCTGGAGATGGGGAGAAAGTGATATGACCTTCATCTGCGTTGCCAGGAACCCTGTCAGCAGAAACTTCTCAAGCCCCATCCTTGCCAGGAAGCTCTGTGAAGGTGACTGCCTCTCCCCTCTCCACAGGAGACTCTGCCCAG GTGCTGCTGATGACCCAGATTCCTCCATGGTCCTCCTGTGTCTCCTGTTGGTGCCCCTCCTGCTCAGTCTCTTTGTACTGGGGCTATTTCTTTGGTTtctgaagagagagagacaagaag agaacaaTCCTAAAGGAAGATCCAGCAAATACGGTTTACTCCACTGTGGAAATACCGAAAAAG ATGGAAAATCCCCACTCACTGCTCACGATGCCAGACACACCAAGGCTATTTGCCTATGA
- the SLAMF7 gene encoding SLAM family member 7 isoform d precursor (isoform d precursor is encoded by transcript variant 4), with amino-acid sequence MAGSPTCLTLIYILWQLTEHLSKPKVTMGLQSNKNGTCVTNLTCCMEHGEEDVIYTWKALGQAANESHNGSILPISWRWGESDMTFICVARNPVSRNFSSPILARKLCEGAADDPDSSMVLLCLLLVPLLLSLFVLGLFLWFLKRERQEEYIEEKKRVDICRETPNICPHSGENTEYDTIPHTNRTILKEDPANTVYSTVEIPKKMENPHSLLTMPDTPRLFAYENVI; translated from the exons ATGGCTGGTTCCCCAACATGCCTCACCCTCATCTATATCCTTTGGCAGCTCACAG AGCACCTGTCAAAGCCTAAAGTCACCATGGGTCTGCAGAGCAATAAGAATGGCACCTGTGTGACCAATCTGACATGCTGCATGGAACATGGGGAAGAGGATGTGATTTATACCTGGAAGGCCCTGGGGCAAGCAGCCAATGAGTCCCATAATGGGTCCATCCTCCCCATCTCCTGGAGATGGGGAGAAAGTGATATGACCTTCATCTGCGTTGCCAGGAACCCTGTCAGCAGAAACTTCTCAAGCCCCATCCTTGCCAGGAAGCTCTGTGAAG GTGCTGCTGATGACCCAGATTCCTCCATGGTCCTCCTGTGTCTCCTGTTGGTGCCCCTCCTGCTCAGTCTCTTTGTACTGGGGCTATTTCTTTGGTTtctgaagagagagagacaagaag AGTACATTGAAGAGAAGAAGAGAGTGGACATTTGTCGGGAAACTCCTAACATATGCCCCCATTCTGGAGAGAACACAGAGTACGACACAATCCCTCACACTAAT agaacaaTCCTAAAGGAAGATCCAGCAAATACGGTTTACTCCACTGTGGAAATACCGAAAAAG ATGGAAAATCCCCACTCACTGCTCACGATGCCAGACACACCAAGGCTATTTGCCTATGAGAATGTTATCTAG
- the SLAMF7 gene encoding SLAM family member 7 isoform e precursor (isoform e precursor is encoded by transcript variant 5): MAGSPTCLTLIYILWQLTEHLSKPKVTMGLQSNKNGTCVTNLTCCMEHGEEDVIYTWKALGQAANESHNGSILPISWRWGESDMTFICVARNPVSRNFSSPILARKLCEEYIEEKKRVDICRETPNICPHSGENTEYDTIPHTNRTILKEDPANTVYSTVEIPKKMENPHSLLTMPDTPRLFAYENVI, translated from the exons ATGGCTGGTTCCCCAACATGCCTCACCCTCATCTATATCCTTTGGCAGCTCACAG AGCACCTGTCAAAGCCTAAAGTCACCATGGGTCTGCAGAGCAATAAGAATGGCACCTGTGTGACCAATCTGACATGCTGCATGGAACATGGGGAAGAGGATGTGATTTATACCTGGAAGGCCCTGGGGCAAGCAGCCAATGAGTCCCATAATGGGTCCATCCTCCCCATCTCCTGGAGATGGGGAGAAAGTGATATGACCTTCATCTGCGTTGCCAGGAACCCTGTCAGCAGAAACTTCTCAAGCCCCATCCTTGCCAGGAAGCTCTGTGAAG AGTACATTGAAGAGAAGAAGAGAGTGGACATTTGTCGGGAAACTCCTAACATATGCCCCCATTCTGGAGAGAACACAGAGTACGACACAATCCCTCACACTAAT agaacaaTCCTAAAGGAAGATCCAGCAAATACGGTTTACTCCACTGTGGAAATACCGAAAAAG ATGGAAAATCCCCACTCACTGCTCACGATGCCAGACACACCAAGGCTATTTGCCTATGAGAATGTTATCTAG
- the SLAMF7 gene encoding SLAM family member 7 isoform b precursor (isoform b precursor is encoded by transcript variant 2) produces MAGSPTCLTLIYILWQLTGSAASGPVKELVGSVGGAVTFPLKSKVKQVDSIVWTFNTTPLVTIQPEGGTIIVTQNRNRERVDFPDGGYSLKLSKLKKNDSGIYYVGIYSSSLQQPSTQEYVLHVYENNPKGRSSKYGLLHCGNTEKDGKSPLTAHDARHTKAICL; encoded by the exons ATGGCTGGTTCCCCAACATGCCTCACCCTCATCTATATCCTTTGGCAGCTCACAG GGTCAGCAGCCTCTGGACCCGTGAAAGAGCTGGTCGGTTCCGTTGGTGGGGCCGTGACTTTCCCCCTGAAGTCCAAAGTAAAGCAAGTTGACTCTATTGTCTGGACCTTCAACACAACCCCTCTTGTCACCATACAGCCAGAAGGGGGCACTATCATAGTGACCCAAAATCGTAATAGGGAGAGAGTAGACTTCCCAGATGGAGGCTACTCCCTGAAGCTCAGCAAACTGAAGAAGAATGACTCAGGGATCTACTATGTGGGGATATACAGCTCATCACTCCAGCAGCCCTCCACCCAGGAGTACGTGCTGCATGTCTACG agaacaaTCCTAAAGGAAGATCCAGCAAATACGGTTTACTCCACTGTGGAAATACCGAAAAAG ATGGAAAATCCCCACTCACTGCTCACGATGCCAGACACACCAAGGCTATTTGCCTATGA
- the SLAMF7 gene encoding SLAM family member 7 isoform f precursor (isoform f precursor is encoded by transcript variant 6): protein MAGSPTCLTLIYILWQLTGSAASGPVKELVGSVGGAVTFPLKSKVKQVDSIVWTFNTTPLVTIQPEGGTIIVTQNRNRERVDFPDGGYSLKLSKLKKNDSGIYYVGIYSSSLQQPSTQEYVLHVYEHLSKPKVTMGLQSNKNGTCVTNLTCCMEHGEEDVIYTWKALGQAANESHNGSILPISWRWGESDMTFICVARNPVSRNFSSPILARKLCEGAADDPDSSMVLLCLLLVPLLLSLFVLGLFLWFLKRERQEENNPKGRSSKYGLLHCGNTEKDGKSPLTAHDARHTKAICL from the exons ATGGCTGGTTCCCCAACATGCCTCACCCTCATCTATATCCTTTGGCAGCTCACAG GGTCAGCAGCCTCTGGACCCGTGAAAGAGCTGGTCGGTTCCGTTGGTGGGGCCGTGACTTTCCCCCTGAAGTCCAAAGTAAAGCAAGTTGACTCTATTGTCTGGACCTTCAACACAACCCCTCTTGTCACCATACAGCCAGAAGGGGGCACTATCATAGTGACCCAAAATCGTAATAGGGAGAGAGTAGACTTCCCAGATGGAGGCTACTCCCTGAAGCTCAGCAAACTGAAGAAGAATGACTCAGGGATCTACTATGTGGGGATATACAGCTCATCACTCCAGCAGCCCTCCACCCAGGAGTACGTGCTGCATGTCTACG AGCACCTGTCAAAGCCTAAAGTCACCATGGGTCTGCAGAGCAATAAGAATGGCACCTGTGTGACCAATCTGACATGCTGCATGGAACATGGGGAAGAGGATGTGATTTATACCTGGAAGGCCCTGGGGCAAGCAGCCAATGAGTCCCATAATGGGTCCATCCTCCCCATCTCCTGGAGATGGGGAGAAAGTGATATGACCTTCATCTGCGTTGCCAGGAACCCTGTCAGCAGAAACTTCTCAAGCCCCATCCTTGCCAGGAAGCTCTGTGAAG GTGCTGCTGATGACCCAGATTCCTCCATGGTCCTCCTGTGTCTCCTGTTGGTGCCCCTCCTGCTCAGTCTCTTTGTACTGGGGCTATTTCTTTGGTTtctgaagagagagagacaagaag agaacaaTCCTAAAGGAAGATCCAGCAAATACGGTTTACTCCACTGTGGAAATACCGAAAAAG ATGGAAAATCCCCACTCACTGCTCACGATGCCAGACACACCAAGGCTATTTGCCTATGA
- the SLAMF7 gene encoding SLAM family member 7 isoform a precursor (isoform a precursor is encoded by transcript variant 1): MAGSPTCLTLIYILWQLTGSAASGPVKELVGSVGGAVTFPLKSKVKQVDSIVWTFNTTPLVTIQPEGGTIIVTQNRNRERVDFPDGGYSLKLSKLKKNDSGIYYVGIYSSSLQQPSTQEYVLHVYEHLSKPKVTMGLQSNKNGTCVTNLTCCMEHGEEDVIYTWKALGQAANESHNGSILPISWRWGESDMTFICVARNPVSRNFSSPILARKLCEGAADDPDSSMVLLCLLLVPLLLSLFVLGLFLWFLKRERQEEYIEEKKRVDICRETPNICPHSGENTEYDTIPHTNRTILKEDPANTVYSTVEIPKKMENPHSLLTMPDTPRLFAYENVI; this comes from the exons ATGGCTGGTTCCCCAACATGCCTCACCCTCATCTATATCCTTTGGCAGCTCACAG GGTCAGCAGCCTCTGGACCCGTGAAAGAGCTGGTCGGTTCCGTTGGTGGGGCCGTGACTTTCCCCCTGAAGTCCAAAGTAAAGCAAGTTGACTCTATTGTCTGGACCTTCAACACAACCCCTCTTGTCACCATACAGCCAGAAGGGGGCACTATCATAGTGACCCAAAATCGTAATAGGGAGAGAGTAGACTTCCCAGATGGAGGCTACTCCCTGAAGCTCAGCAAACTGAAGAAGAATGACTCAGGGATCTACTATGTGGGGATATACAGCTCATCACTCCAGCAGCCCTCCACCCAGGAGTACGTGCTGCATGTCTACG AGCACCTGTCAAAGCCTAAAGTCACCATGGGTCTGCAGAGCAATAAGAATGGCACCTGTGTGACCAATCTGACATGCTGCATGGAACATGGGGAAGAGGATGTGATTTATACCTGGAAGGCCCTGGGGCAAGCAGCCAATGAGTCCCATAATGGGTCCATCCTCCCCATCTCCTGGAGATGGGGAGAAAGTGATATGACCTTCATCTGCGTTGCCAGGAACCCTGTCAGCAGAAACTTCTCAAGCCCCATCCTTGCCAGGAAGCTCTGTGAAG GTGCTGCTGATGACCCAGATTCCTCCATGGTCCTCCTGTGTCTCCTGTTGGTGCCCCTCCTGCTCAGTCTCTTTGTACTGGGGCTATTTCTTTGGTTtctgaagagagagagacaagaag AGTACATTGAAGAGAAGAAGAGAGTGGACATTTGTCGGGAAACTCCTAACATATGCCCCCATTCTGGAGAGAACACAGAGTACGACACAATCCCTCACACTAAT agaacaaTCCTAAAGGAAGATCCAGCAAATACGGTTTACTCCACTGTGGAAATACCGAAAAAG ATGGAAAATCCCCACTCACTGCTCACGATGCCAGACACACCAAGGCTATTTGCCTATGAGAATGTTATCTAG
- the SLAMF7 gene encoding SLAM family member 7 isoform h precursor (isoform h precursor is encoded by transcript variant 8): protein MAGSPTCLTLIYILWQLTEHLSKPKVTMGLQSNKNGTCVTNLTCCMEHGEEDVIYTWKALGQAANESHNGSILPISWRWGESDMTFICVARNPVSRNFSSPILARKLCEGDCLSPLHRRLCPGAADDPDSSMVLLCLLLVPLLLSLFVLGLFLWFLKRERQEEYIEEKKRVDICRETPNICPHSGENTEYDTIPHTNRTILKEDPANTVYSTVEIPKKMENPHSLLTMPDTPRLFAYENVI, encoded by the exons ATGGCTGGTTCCCCAACATGCCTCACCCTCATCTATATCCTTTGGCAGCTCACAG AGCACCTGTCAAAGCCTAAAGTCACCATGGGTCTGCAGAGCAATAAGAATGGCACCTGTGTGACCAATCTGACATGCTGCATGGAACATGGGGAAGAGGATGTGATTTATACCTGGAAGGCCCTGGGGCAAGCAGCCAATGAGTCCCATAATGGGTCCATCCTCCCCATCTCCTGGAGATGGGGAGAAAGTGATATGACCTTCATCTGCGTTGCCAGGAACCCTGTCAGCAGAAACTTCTCAAGCCCCATCCTTGCCAGGAAGCTCTGTGAAGGTGACTGCCTCTCCCCTCTCCACAGGAGACTCTGCCCAG GTGCTGCTGATGACCCAGATTCCTCCATGGTCCTCCTGTGTCTCCTGTTGGTGCCCCTCCTGCTCAGTCTCTTTGTACTGGGGCTATTTCTTTGGTTtctgaagagagagagacaagaag AGTACATTGAAGAGAAGAAGAGAGTGGACATTTGTCGGGAAACTCCTAACATATGCCCCCATTCTGGAGAGAACACAGAGTACGACACAATCCCTCACACTAAT agaacaaTCCTAAAGGAAGATCCAGCAAATACGGTTTACTCCACTGTGGAAATACCGAAAAAG ATGGAAAATCCCCACTCACTGCTCACGATGCCAGACACACCAAGGCTATTTGCCTATGAGAATGTTATCTAG
- the SLAMF7 gene encoding SLAM family member 7 isoform j precursor (isoform j precursor is encoded by transcript variant 10) produces the protein MAGSPTCLTLIYILWQLTEHLSKPKVTMGLQSNKNGTCVTNLTCCMEHGEEDVIYTWKALGQAANESHNGSILPISWRWGESDMTFICVARNPVSRNFSSPILARKLCEGAADDPDSSMVLLCLLLVPLLLSLFVLGLFLWFLKRERQEENNPKGRSSKYGLLHCGNTEKDGKSPLTAHDARHTKAICL, from the exons ATGGCTGGTTCCCCAACATGCCTCACCCTCATCTATATCCTTTGGCAGCTCACAG AGCACCTGTCAAAGCCTAAAGTCACCATGGGTCTGCAGAGCAATAAGAATGGCACCTGTGTGACCAATCTGACATGCTGCATGGAACATGGGGAAGAGGATGTGATTTATACCTGGAAGGCCCTGGGGCAAGCAGCCAATGAGTCCCATAATGGGTCCATCCTCCCCATCTCCTGGAGATGGGGAGAAAGTGATATGACCTTCATCTGCGTTGCCAGGAACCCTGTCAGCAGAAACTTCTCAAGCCCCATCCTTGCCAGGAAGCTCTGTGAAG GTGCTGCTGATGACCCAGATTCCTCCATGGTCCTCCTGTGTCTCCTGTTGGTGCCCCTCCTGCTCAGTCTCTTTGTACTGGGGCTATTTCTTTGGTTtctgaagagagagagacaagaag agaacaaTCCTAAAGGAAGATCCAGCAAATACGGTTTACTCCACTGTGGAAATACCGAAAAAG ATGGAAAATCCCCACTCACTGCTCACGATGCCAGACACACCAAGGCTATTTGCCTATGA